Genomic DNA from Corynebacterium kroppenstedtii:
TGGGGACCAGTAAATATAGCCCTTGTCGAATTCGGTGAACGCTCCGCCGTCAACTGGTACTTCGTCTGTCTTTGCGAAGCCAAGTTTGTCTACTCCGCCAAAGTCTTTGAACTTCTTGGCAATCTCACCCTGCACATAATGCGCTACTCCGTCTTTGGTCCGCGTCACGAAGCCGTTTTGGAACTCTTGGAGCGCACCTCCGGCCACTGATTTCTCATCGGCCGTCGGGTAACCCAGTTTTCCGGTTTCATAGCCTGTTGTTCCCCACGCGTCGAACATTTCCGGCTTCAACGCGTGCGGCCCGGTCTCAGCATTCCAATAGATGGATCCGTGCTCGAACGTCACGAAACGGCCTTTGCCGTCCGGAGAGGTAATCTCTTCACTCGTCGGATATCCCAAGAATGACTTGGGTCCTCCCACCTCGGCATAATGAGCACCGATACGGCCCCAAAGGTTATGCGCTCCTGTCGACGGGCTCCAGAACGTACGCCCATTCCGGAAGTCCTGGATTTTCCCTCCATTGGCGCCGTCGTACTCGTCGGAGGTGCATCCACCAAGCTTGTCTTGATCTTTCAACGCGGCATTAGCAATTTCGCCCATGGGGACACAGTTGGCACCACGATCGTTCTGTGACAATCCGAGAGCATCTGCCATATACGGCCACGACTTACCGAGCTCGAATTGCCAATAGGGCCAGGTGTGGGTTCCAGAATTCCGAAACGCAGTCGTGACATTGATACCTGCACGCTTGGCGTGGCTGACGAATGTTTCCGAGGTCATCCGAGCTAGTGCTTCTTGCCCGAACGTTAATCCTTTCTTCGGAAGCCCTGGTAAAACCTGGCTTTCGTCATCATAGGATCCTGCTGCTCCAGATCCTGCTGACACATAGACACCGGTGTTCTTCAACTTACTCACGTTAAGCTTCGGGTCGTGCTCTTTCCAACCTTCTGAACCATACGGTCCCCACATGTTTTCGGCGTTGAAGGGTGACACTGTCTTCATGACAATACCGATGCCCTCACTCATCCCAGGGGAACTCGTGTCCAGGTAACCTGAGTATGAGCCGACGAAGTTAAACATGTCTGGGTGACGTTCAGCAAGGTTCATAGCACCCGTCGCACCAGCAGACATACCGAAGACGGCGGTCTTATTATTAGCCCTCCAACCTTCCTTAAGAATCGGGGGAAGTTCCTGAGTGAGGAATGATTCCCACTTGTAGAACTGGCCACTATCTGCATTCAGCCAATCGGTATAAAAGGAAGCGAGCCCCCCCACTGGCAATACAACGTTGACATTGCGGTCCGCGAATTGCTGAACAATGTTGGTGGCGGCCGTCCACCCGTTCTCAATTTGGTTAGGGACGATACCGTCAAGCCCCAGAACTGTGGGGAATGTTTTGTCCGGCTGCGAGTACCAATCTCGGGCGAGGAGGATCTCAACTTTAACGGGATTACCGGGCATCGCCTTGGAGTTGATATACAGCGCCACACGTCGATCAGTCAACCAATCGACGTGGT
This window encodes:
- a CDS encoding alpha/beta hydrolase-fold protein, whose protein sequence is MRASSKLSHRRTWPTTIAATGFVVMLGAAAIHTGARAEDAPAESQSPSASESSASQSTENGDGAAPAEHADVPDSVQREAAKNAFPLTLPSEPLPIRTEQQQLDNLPDGVSIDHVDWLTDRRVALYINSKAMPGNPVKVEILLARDWYSQPDKTFPTVLGLDGIVPNQIENGWTAATNIVQQFADRNVNVVLPVGGLASFYTDWLNADSGQFYKWESFLTQELPPILKEGWRANNKTAVFGMSAGATGAMNLAERHPDMFNFVGSYSGYLDTSSPGMSEGIGIVMKTVSPFNAENMWGPYGSEGWKEHDPKLNVSKLKNTGVYVSAGSGAAGSYDDESQVLPGLPKKGLTFGQEALARMTSETFVSHAKRAGINVTTAFRNSGTHTWPYWQFELGKSWPYMADALGLSQNDRGANCVPMGEIANAALKDQDKLGGCTSDEYDGANGGKIQDFRNGRTFWSPSTGAHNLWGRIGAHYAEVGGPKSFLGYPTSEEITSPDGKGRFVTFEHGSIYWNAETGPHALKPEMFDAWGTTGYETGKLGYPTADEKSVAGGALQEFQNGFVTRTKDGVAHYVQGEIAKKFKDFGGVDKLGFAKTDEVPVDGGAFTEFDKGYIYWSPDTGAHVIMKGGIFDTWDKNGAQGGKYGFPTSDMANIPAGGLTIDFQHGTIKETNGKVQEP